In Vigna unguiculata cultivar IT97K-499-35 chromosome 3, ASM411807v1, whole genome shotgun sequence, a single genomic region encodes these proteins:
- the LOC114179300 gene encoding transcription termination factor MTERF4, chloroplastic: MVTRRKLLNLLSALNVSDLLPHHANAIIRFSKPPKTLRVYYGTQSSKLPEYEMPSVTWGVIQGRKEKLVSRVIIFDYLKGLGIIPDELHDLELPSTVDVMRERVEFLQKLGLTVDDINNYPLILGCSVRKNMIPVLGYLEKIGIARPKLGEFVKNYPQVLHASVIVELAPVVKFLRGLDVEKDDIGYVLQKYPELLGFKLEGTMSTSVAYLVSIGVNPRDIGPMVTQYPYLLGMRVGTVIKPMIDYLVDLGLPKKVLARMLEKRAYILGYDLEETVKPNVECLISFGVRRECLASVIAQYPQILGLPLKAKLSTQQYFFSLKLKVDPEGFARVVENMPQVVSLNQHVIMKPLEFLLGRTVTEEDVARMVIKCPQLVALRVELMKNSYYFFKSEMGRPLKELVEFPEYFTYSLESRIKPRYQRLKSKGIRCSLNWMLNCSDQRFEERLQGHYIETESVGPGFCMGGKLELPGNDIMSDDEAEIDDEILYRRTVSL; the protein is encoded by the coding sequence ATGGTGACAAGAAGAAAGCTCCTGAATTTGTTATCAGCCCTAAACGTTTCTGACCTACTTCCTCATCACGCCAATGCAATTATCCGTTTTTCCAAACCCCCCAAAACCCTTAGGGTTTATTACGGAACCCAATCATCCAAACTCCCCGAATACGAGATGCCATCGGTGACATGGGGCGTGATCCAAGGTCGCAAGGAGAAGCTCGTTTCGCGAGTAATCATCTTCGACTACCTCAAGGGTTTGGGAATCATCCCGGACGAGTTGCACGACCTCGAACTTCCCTCCACCGTCGACGTCATGCGCGAGCGTGTCGAGTTTCTCCAAAAATTAGGTCTAACAGTCGACGATATCAACAATTACCCTTTGATCTTAGGTTGCAGTGTCAGAAAAAACATGATTCCCGTGTTGGGGTACTTAGAGAAAATTGGGATTGCAAGGCCCAAGCTTGGGGAGTTCGTTAAGAATTACCCGCAGGTGTTGCATGCTAGTGTCATCGTTGAGCTTGCTCCTGTTGTTAAGTTCCTCAGGGGCCTTGATGTGGAGAAAGATGATATTGGGTATGTGTTGCAGAAGTACCCTGAACTTCTTGGGTTCAAGCTTGAGGGTACTATGAGCACTTCGGTGGCTTATCTTGTTAGTATTGGAGTGAACCCTAGAGATATTGGTCCAATGGTTACTCAGTATCCTTATTTGTTAGGGATGAGAGTTGGGACTGTGATCAAGCCCATGATTGATTACTTGGTCGATTTAGGGTTGCCGAAGAAGGTTTTGGCTAGGATGTTGGAGAAGAGAGCTTACATTCTTGGCTATGATCTTGAGGAAACTGTGAAACCCAATGTGGAATGTTTGATTAGTTTTGGTGTTAGAAGGGAGTGTTTGGCTTCGGTTATTGCTCAATATCCGCAGATTCTTGGGCTGCCTCTGAAGGCTAAGTTGTCCACTCAGCAGTACTTTTTCAGTTTGAAGCTTAAGGTTGATCCTGAAGGGTTTGCACGGGTGGTGGAGAACATGCCTCAGGTAGTGAGCCTGAACCAGCACGTGATTATGAAGCCCCTTGAGTTCCTCCTTGGAAGGACTGTAACAGAGGAGGATGTGGCTAGAATGGTGATCAAGTGTCCTCAGTTGGTGGCATTGAGAGTTGAGCTGATGAAAAACAGCTATTACTTCTTTAAGAGTGAGATGGGGAGACCCTTGAAAGAGCTTGTGGAATTCCCGGAGTACTTTACTTACAGTTTGGAGTCTAGAATCAAACCCAGATACCAGAGGCTCAAGAGTAAGGGGATAAGGTGTTCGTTGAATTGGATGCTGAATTGTAGTGACCAGAGGTTTGAAGAGAGGTTGCAGGGTCATTACATTGAAACTGAAAGTGTAGGTCCCGGATTCTGTATGGGAGGGAAATTGGAGCTACCGGGGAATGACATAATGTCAGATGACGAAGCTGAGATTGATGATGAAATACTATACAGAAGAACTGTTTCTCTATAG